The following are encoded together in the Bradyrhizobium algeriense genome:
- a CDS encoding cation:proton antiporter, with translation MTTVVSAEGEKSARPSEFLLLAQIALLVAVGRGLGEIMQRIGQPSVIGELLAGLLLGPSLFGWLWPAAHAAIFPPSPEQKALIEGIAQVGILLLLLLTGMETDLKLVRKVGRAAASVSIAGIVVPFICGFSLGQVLPQSLLPHPETRLVASLFLGTALSISSVKIVAVVVREMNFMRRNVGQIIVATAIIDDTIGWIIIAMIFSLASHGTLDVSSVGQAVLGTLLFLAISFTVGRRLVFRLIRWTNDYLVSSAAVITVILLLMSTMAMITHLIGVHTVLGAFVAGILVGESPILTRQIDERLRGLITGLFMPVFFGMAGLSTDLTVLRDPGLLMLTGALVCIASIGKFGGAFAGGALGGLTPRESYALATGMNARGSTEVIIATIGLSMGVLSQNLFSMIVTMAILTTMAMPPMLRGALSRLPLGKDEKARLEREEFEQKDFVANLERLLLAVDEGANAKFASRVAGLLAGTRGLPITVLHVGARAKQQEGKRQDEESHEAVVREAATKIAEADQESVGDVEITTRARAQKAADAVEEEARKGFDLLVVGMENVLGKDGFDQKVEDVASGFKGPVALVAAKGVHLKQPAGAEFRILVPVSGSAVSRRGAEVAGALARSSPCPLRVVYVSTTRDKGARRRGASMSLAREEGILKDAAAAAARYDVDVRTTLRANATPEEAILQEIETSGADLVILGVDRMKGDALNFGGVAAAILSKSKVSVLLIADGEANRKD, from the coding sequence ATGACAACAGTCGTCAGCGCTGAGGGCGAAAAATCAGCCCGTCCATCCGAATTCCTGCTGCTGGCCCAGATCGCGCTCCTGGTAGCGGTCGGACGCGGGCTCGGCGAAATCATGCAGCGGATCGGCCAGCCATCCGTGATCGGGGAACTGTTGGCCGGCCTGTTGCTGGGCCCTTCCCTGTTCGGATGGCTCTGGCCCGCCGCCCATGCGGCGATCTTTCCCCCCTCGCCCGAACAGAAAGCGCTGATCGAGGGCATCGCGCAGGTCGGCATCCTGTTGCTGTTGCTGCTGACGGGGATGGAAACGGACCTCAAGTTGGTCCGCAAGGTAGGGCGTGCGGCTGCCTCGGTATCGATTGCGGGGATCGTGGTCCCATTCATCTGCGGCTTCTCGCTCGGCCAGGTTCTGCCGCAGAGCCTGCTTCCGCATCCCGAAACCCGCCTCGTGGCCTCGCTGTTTCTAGGTACCGCGCTCTCGATCTCGTCGGTAAAAATCGTCGCTGTGGTCGTGCGCGAAATGAACTTCATGCGGCGGAATGTCGGCCAGATCATTGTTGCCACAGCCATCATCGACGACACCATCGGCTGGATCATCATCGCCATGATCTTCAGTCTGGCATCGCACGGCACGCTCGATGTTTCTTCCGTCGGTCAGGCCGTGCTTGGTACCCTTCTCTTCCTGGCCATCAGCTTCACTGTCGGTCGACGGCTGGTATTCCGCCTGATTCGCTGGACCAACGATTATCTGGTGAGCTCAGCCGCGGTGATCACCGTCATCCTGCTCCTGATGAGCACGATGGCGATGATCACGCACCTGATCGGGGTTCATACCGTGCTCGGCGCGTTCGTCGCCGGCATCCTGGTCGGCGAATCGCCGATCCTGACGCGGCAGATCGACGAGCGCTTGCGTGGCTTGATCACGGGTCTGTTCATGCCAGTGTTTTTCGGTATGGCCGGCCTGAGCACGGATCTGACCGTGCTTCGGGATCCTGGTCTGCTGATGCTGACGGGCGCGCTGGTGTGCATCGCCAGCATCGGAAAATTCGGCGGCGCGTTTGCGGGCGGCGCGCTTGGTGGGCTCACGCCAAGGGAATCCTACGCGCTGGCAACCGGAATGAATGCGCGCGGCTCGACCGAAGTCATCATCGCCACCATCGGTCTTTCCATGGGAGTACTTAGCCAAAATCTGTTCTCGATGATCGTGACGATGGCGATCCTCACCACCATGGCGATGCCGCCGATGCTTCGCGGCGCGCTTTCCCGTCTTCCGCTCGGGAAGGATGAAAAGGCGCGCCTTGAGCGCGAGGAGTTCGAGCAAAAGGATTTTGTCGCGAATCTCGAGCGCCTGTTGCTCGCCGTAGATGAAGGCGCGAATGCGAAATTTGCCTCTCGTGTCGCGGGCCTGCTCGCAGGAACGCGTGGCCTGCCAATTACGGTTCTTCATGTAGGTGCCCGTGCAAAGCAACAGGAAGGAAAGCGCCAGGATGAAGAGAGCCACGAAGCGGTCGTAAGAGAAGCCGCCACGAAAATCGCAGAGGCCGACCAAGAGAGCGTGGGCGACGTCGAGATAACGACGCGCGCCCGGGCTCAAAAGGCCGCCGATGCCGTCGAGGAAGAGGCGCGAAAGGGATTCGATCTTCTCGTTGTCGGAATGGAGAATGTCTTGGGCAAAGACGGCTTCGACCAGAAAGTCGAAGACGTCGCCTCGGGCTTCAAGGGGCCTGTTGCTCTCGTTGCGGCAAAGGGCGTCCACCTCAAGCAACCCGCGGGTGCGGAGTTCAGGATCCTGGTTCCGGTTTCCGGAAGTGCCGTATCGCGACGCGGTGCGGAGGTCGCGGGCGCGCTGGCGCGCTCGAGCCCTTGTCCACTCAGGGTGGTTTATGTGTCCACGACGAGGGACAAAGGCGCGCGCCGGCGCGGCGCCAGCATGTCACTCGCGCGCGAGGAAGGTATTTTGAAAGACGCCGCCGCGGCAGCGGCCCGCTATGATGTCGACGTCAGAACGACGCTGCGTGCGAATGCGACTCCTGAAGAGGCCATCTTGCAGGAGATCGAGACCAGCGGCGCCGATCTCGTCATATTGGGGGTCGATCGGATGAAGGGGGATGCGCTGAACTTTGGCGGCGTAGCCGCCGCGATTCTCAGCAAATCAAAAGTGTCGGTGTTGCTGATCGCGGACGGAGAAGCCAACCGGAAAGACTAG